In the Leptospira sp. WS4.C2 genome, one interval contains:
- a CDS encoding hydroxyacylglutathione hydrolase, translating into MIEILPIFTNSPLRNYTYIVYSNRTAEAYAIDPYDAKSILTHTKRLGVKIKGILNTHEHGDHTQGNLELKEETKAIVYGHSNAKDKIPGLDQILKEGDIAFSAEEESLVVWDTPGHTFSHLSFVRKNPKNILGIFSGDTLFNVGVGNCFRGGDPNALYETIQSRFETLPDSCLLYPGHDYWENNLTFAEHVDPENDFREEYKSKLIPFQVSEMGAEKKLNPFFRRKTKSVKDRLTELEETYTNDRSVFLVLRKMRDHW; encoded by the coding sequence ATGATAGAAATCCTTCCCATCTTTACTAACTCTCCCCTTCGAAACTACACTTATATCGTATATTCGAATCGAACAGCCGAAGCCTATGCCATTGATCCATACGACGCAAAATCCATACTCACTCATACAAAACGATTGGGTGTGAAAATCAAAGGAATTCTCAATACCCACGAACATGGAGACCATACCCAAGGAAATTTGGAACTAAAGGAAGAAACCAAAGCAATCGTCTACGGACATTCCAATGCTAAAGATAAAATTCCTGGGCTCGATCAAATTCTAAAAGAAGGTGATATTGCCTTTTCGGCAGAAGAAGAATCTCTCGTGGTTTGGGACACTCCCGGACATACTTTCTCTCACCTAAGTTTTGTTCGTAAAAATCCAAAAAACATTCTTGGAATTTTTTCCGGGGATACTTTATTTAATGTGGGAGTGGGAAACTGTTTTCGCGGCGGAGATCCTAACGCACTTTATGAAACCATTCAGTCTCGTTTTGAAACTTTACCTGACAGTTGTTTGTTATATCCAGGACATGATTATTGGGAAAACAATTTAACGTTTGCTGAACATGTAGATCCTGAGAATGATTTCAGAGAAGAATACAAATCCAAGTTAATCCCCTTTCAAGTTTCCGAAATGGGTGCAGAAAAAAAATTAAATCCATTTTTTAGAAGAAAAACAAAATCAGTTAAAGACCGACTAACGGAGTTAGAAGAAACATACACGAATGATCGTTCTGTATTTTTGGTTTTACGAAAGATGCGAGATCACTGGTAA
- a CDS encoding BolA family transcriptional regulator, with the protein MESETKESRQTRMETILRNQFAPKLLTLTDVSLEHAGHPGMTKGSKETHFRLQMVSSKFAGKTTVENHRAVYAELAPEFKKGLHALEMDLSAP; encoded by the coding sequence ATGGAATCAGAAACTAAAGAATCAAGACAAACTCGGATGGAAACCATTCTAAGGAATCAGTTTGCTCCGAAGCTACTTACCCTTACCGATGTCTCCTTAGAACACGCAGGCCATCCGGGAATGACAAAAGGTTCTAAGGAAACTCACTTCCGTTTGCAAATGGTTTCCTCAAAGTTTGCAGGTAAGACCACTGTGGAAAACCACAGAGCGGTCTACGCAGAACTTGCGCCGGAATTCAAAAAAGGCCTCCATGCTTTGGAAATGGACCTATCTGCCCCATAA
- a CDS encoding ABC transporter ATP-binding protein, producing MSEYAIELEGLEKTYPNGVKALRSINLKVESGDFFALLGPNGAGKSTTIGILSSLINKTGGKAKIFGVDIDANPDLAKTFLGIVPQEFNFGIFEAVEQILINQAGFYGMPYKIAKDKVEYYLEKLSLYDKRKSAAGQLSGGMKRRLMIARALVHDPKLLILDEPTAGVDIEIRRSMWEFLKELNQAGKTIILTTHYLEEAESLCKNIAIIDKGEIVENTSMKKLLHRLDKETLIIDLKKSFKTKPVSKKFHWEWLDDHTLEVQLDKKDSVNQLFTELTKLNLEVLSLRNKSNRLEELFLSLTGKN from the coding sequence ATGTCAGAATATGCAATCGAATTGGAGGGTTTGGAAAAAACCTATCCGAATGGAGTGAAGGCCCTTCGTTCCATTAATTTAAAAGTAGAATCAGGAGATTTTTTTGCCCTGCTCGGTCCAAATGGTGCCGGAAAATCAACCACCATTGGAATCTTAAGTTCCCTAATCAACAAAACGGGGGGCAAAGCAAAAATCTTTGGAGTGGATATCGATGCCAATCCCGATCTTGCCAAAACCTTTTTAGGTATTGTTCCCCAAGAATTTAACTTTGGAATCTTTGAAGCTGTAGAACAAATTCTCATCAACCAAGCAGGTTTCTATGGAATGCCCTACAAAATAGCCAAAGATAAAGTAGAATATTACTTAGAAAAACTATCCCTTTACGATAAACGGAAGTCTGCTGCGGGCCAACTCAGCGGGGGGATGAAACGTAGGCTTATGATTGCAAGAGCACTTGTGCATGATCCCAAACTTTTGATCTTAGATGAACCAACAGCCGGTGTAGACATTGAAATCAGAAGGTCTATGTGGGAATTTCTTAAAGAACTCAACCAAGCTGGAAAAACCATCATCCTTACAACTCACTATTTAGAAGAAGCAGAATCTCTCTGTAAAAATATAGCCATCATTGATAAAGGGGAAATTGTAGAAAACACCTCGATGAAGAAGTTATTACATCGTTTGGATAAAGAAACCTTAATCATCGATTTAAAAAAATCTTTCAAAACAAAACCAGTATCCAAAAAATTTCATTGGGAATGGTTGGACGACCATACATTAGAAGTGCAATTAGATAAAAAAGATTCTGTGAACCAACTCTTTACCGAACTTACCAAACTGAATTTGGAAGTACTCAGTCTTAGAAACAAATCCAATCGACTAGAAGAGCTTTTTTTGTCTCTTACAGGAAAAAACTAA
- a CDS encoding ABC transporter permease, with protein MWKRNFTALQTIVRREWIRIIRIWVQTLIPPVITMALYFLIFGELVGRQIGKVGEFTYIEFIVPGLIMMSVITNSYNNVVSSFFSSKFQRNIEELLVSPTSPYTIVIGYTFGGVVRGLFVGILVTLTSLFFTNLRFHNPVVIVFTVIMTSILFSLGGFFNALFAKKFDDVTIIPTFILTPLTYLGGVFYSVKNLPNFWQTVSYCNPILYMVNLFRYGFIGVSDVNLYFSFGFIILLSALLFYINVRLMKIGYGIRN; from the coding sequence ATGTGGAAACGTAATTTTACTGCCTTACAAACTATAGTTAGAAGGGAATGGATCCGCATCATCCGCATTTGGGTCCAAACTCTGATCCCACCAGTCATCACGATGGCTTTGTATTTTTTAATCTTTGGTGAACTTGTGGGACGCCAAATTGGAAAAGTGGGAGAATTTACTTATATTGAGTTCATTGTTCCGGGTCTCATTATGATGAGTGTCATCACCAATTCTTATAACAATGTGGTCTCTTCCTTTTTCTCCAGTAAGTTCCAAAGAAACATTGAAGAATTACTCGTATCTCCGACCTCTCCTTATACCATTGTTATTGGTTATACGTTTGGTGGTGTAGTTCGTGGACTTTTTGTGGGAATCCTTGTCACTCTCACTTCTCTATTTTTTACCAATCTTAGGTTCCACAACCCTGTGGTAATTGTCTTTACAGTCATCATGACATCGATTCTCTTTTCACTCGGTGGATTTTTTAATGCTCTCTTTGCTAAAAAATTTGATGATGTCACCATCATCCCCACCTTTATCCTCACTCCCTTAACTTACCTCGGTGGTGTATTTTATTCCGTAAAAAACTTACCTAATTTTTGGCAAACGGTCTCCTATTGTAATCCCATCCTTTACATGGTAAACTTGTTTCGTTATGGTTTTATTGGAGTGAGCGATGTGAATTTATATTTCTCTTTTGGATTTATCATACTCCTTTCGGCTCTTCTCTTTTATATCAATGTGAGGTTAATGAAAATTGGTTATGGAATCAGAAACTAA
- the serA gene encoding phosphoglycerate dehydrogenase produces MVSYPKGKIKVLLLENIHKDAYELFHRDGFDVTLVKDAMEEAELIEKISDVHVLGIRSKTNVTMKALANAKKLMTVGCFCIGTNQVELEEAEKRAIPVFNAPYSNTRSVAELVIAEIIMLARKATDQSRDVHLGKWNKIAKGCFEVRGKTLGIIGYGHIGSQVSVLAESMGMKVIFYDIISKLPLGNASSVHTYEELLNQSDFITFHVPETEETKNLFRKEHLPIVKQGAYLLNLSRGKVLEIEALVEGLKSGKLAGAGVDVFPEEPKSNDDPFSSPLQGLPNVILTPHVGGSTEEAQRNIGSEVAEKLLKYVNNGSTTFSVNFPNIELGSLKSGYHRILNIHQNQPGFLRDINSIISDMGGNILTQNLSTSSNIGYLSMEIDKNLGDELKDKIKAHKHSIRTRILY; encoded by the coding sequence ATGGTATCTTATCCCAAAGGAAAAATAAAAGTCCTACTTCTGGAAAACATCCACAAGGATGCGTATGAACTTTTCCACCGAGACGGTTTTGACGTCACTCTCGTCAAAGACGCGATGGAAGAAGCCGAACTCATAGAGAAAATTTCCGATGTACATGTTTTGGGCATTCGTAGCAAAACAAATGTTACAATGAAAGCCCTAGCGAATGCTAAAAAATTAATGACTGTGGGCTGTTTCTGTATTGGAACCAACCAAGTAGAATTAGAGGAAGCCGAAAAACGCGCCATTCCTGTCTTCAATGCTCCCTACAGCAATACTAGGTCTGTGGCAGAACTTGTGATCGCTGAGATCATTATGTTGGCACGGAAAGCAACCGACCAATCCCGTGATGTCCACCTCGGTAAGTGGAATAAAATTGCAAAAGGTTGTTTTGAAGTTCGAGGCAAAACCTTAGGAATCATTGGTTACGGACATATTGGATCCCAAGTCTCTGTACTTGCGGAATCTATGGGAATGAAGGTAATTTTTTATGATATCATTTCCAAACTTCCCCTTGGCAATGCTTCCTCAGTGCACACGTATGAAGAACTACTCAATCAATCAGACTTTATTACCTTCCATGTTCCAGAAACAGAAGAAACAAAAAATCTATTCCGCAAAGAACATTTGCCTATTGTAAAACAAGGTGCTTACCTCTTAAACTTATCACGCGGAAAAGTATTAGAAATTGAAGCTCTTGTGGAAGGATTAAAATCTGGGAAACTGGCTGGGGCTGGTGTGGATGTATTTCCCGAAGAACCCAAGTCCAATGATGATCCATTCTCAAGCCCACTACAAGGTTTGCCGAATGTCATCCTCACACCTCATGTCGGTGGATCCACGGAAGAAGCACAAAGGAATATAGGTTCCGAAGTCGCAGAAAAACTTCTGAAGTATGTAAATAACGGATCTACCACATTTTCTGTGAATTTTCCAAATATTGAACTAGGAAGTTTGAAATCAGGATACCATAGAATTCTCAATATCCACCAAAACCAGCCAGGATTTTTAAGAGATATCAACTCCATTATCTCTGATATGGGAGGAAATATCCTGACTCAAAACTTAAGTACCTCGTCTAATATTGGTTATTTGAGTATGGAAATTGATAAAAACTTGGGTGATGAATTGAAAGATAAAATCAAAGCCCATAAACATTCCATTCGGACTCGAATTCTCTATTAA
- a CDS encoding alpha/beta hydrolase — MKRIKKYSFSALIFSIILLIIAAYYFSSLVLYPKVNCNLDHHVFCNGPSEVGLTFEEVEITTGDKLNLVSYWIPTKQSNATIILVHGHGGQRNEGIRFAKSLHQAGYNLLLLSLRRNHGGFASMGFHEQKDVTAAISYLKTKGYNKIGIFGFSMGSATSIIAMADHPEIQAGLFSSGYGSAIDVLVESAKRDFGIPYYPLIPVVKLALNLRGDMDIDSVRPIDKIASISPRPIALFHCKMDDYVDYHHAVDLYAKAGEPKSLWSPECKRHERLWNFDSKEAESRAVGFFLKYLK; from the coding sequence ATGAAACGAATCAAAAAATATTCCTTTTCTGCATTGATTTTTAGTATCATATTACTTATCATTGCTGCCTATTATTTTTCCAGTTTGGTTTTATATCCCAAAGTCAATTGTAACTTGGATCACCATGTTTTTTGTAATGGTCCCTCGGAAGTGGGGCTTACATTCGAAGAAGTGGAGATCACAACAGGAGACAAACTTAACCTTGTTAGTTATTGGATTCCCACCAAACAATCGAATGCTACGATCATCCTTGTCCATGGACACGGAGGACAAAGAAATGAAGGAATACGATTTGCAAAAAGTCTACACCAAGCAGGATACAATTTACTCCTCTTAAGTTTACGAAGAAACCACGGAGGATTTGCTTCCATGGGATTTCATGAACAAAAGGATGTAACAGCCGCTATTTCCTATTTAAAAACAAAAGGTTACAATAAAATTGGTATCTTTGGATTTTCTATGGGTTCGGCGACAAGTATCATTGCGATGGCAGACCATCCCGAAATCCAAGCCGGCCTCTTTAGCAGTGGTTATGGGAGTGCGATCGATGTTTTAGTAGAATCTGCTAAACGCGATTTTGGAATTCCGTATTACCCTCTTATTCCCGTAGTCAAACTTGCCCTCAACTTGCGGGGGGATATGGATATTGATTCAGTAAGGCCTATTGATAAAATTGCCTCCATTAGTCCAAGACCCATTGCTCTCTTTCATTGTAAAATGGATGATTACGTAGACTACCATCATGCGGTGGATCTATATGCCAAAGCAGGAGAACCAAAATCTCTTTGGTCACCAGAGTGCAAACGACATGAACGACTTTGGAATTTTGATTCGAAGGAAGCAGAATCAAGGGCGGTTGGGTTCTTTTTGAAGTATTTGAAATAG
- a CDS encoding glutathione S-transferase family protein: protein MTKPVLVSFKLCPYVQRSVINLLEKRVDYDIKYIDLAKKPDWFLKISPFGKVPVLQIGDDVIFESAVINEYLDETNEPALHPKDPIQKAKHRSWTEFASVLLADQYGWTMSKEKSDSDKKREEILSKFKILEAGLPSPTGSTLYFSGSQMHLVDTAFAPFFMRMQFLSDHNPEFYLLGDFPKIRKWSETLLSLPSVKNSVLPEVPVEYLEFIKAHHSWMGGML from the coding sequence ATGACCAAACCAGTACTTGTCAGTTTTAAACTTTGTCCTTATGTTCAAAGGTCCGTAATCAATCTTCTAGAAAAGAGAGTAGATTACGATATCAAATACATTGACCTCGCAAAAAAACCGGATTGGTTTTTGAAAATTTCTCCTTTTGGAAAAGTTCCCGTCTTACAGATAGGAGACGATGTGATTTTCGAATCCGCTGTCATCAATGAATACCTAGATGAAACAAACGAACCGGCTCTTCACCCGAAAGATCCTATCCAGAAAGCCAAACATCGTTCCTGGACAGAGTTTGCCAGTGTCCTACTTGCGGACCAATACGGATGGACGATGTCCAAAGAAAAATCCGACTCTGATAAAAAAAGAGAAGAGATCTTATCCAAATTTAAAATTTTAGAAGCAGGCCTTCCGTCACCTACCGGATCGACTCTCTATTTTTCTGGTTCCCAAATGCATTTAGTGGATACTGCCTTTGCCCCTTTCTTTATGCGTATGCAATTTTTAAGTGACCATAACCCAGAATTTTATTTGCTCGGAGATTTTCCGAAGATCCGAAAATGGAGTGAAACTTTACTTTCACTCCCCTCGGTAAAGAATTCTGTTTTACCGGAAGTGCCAGTAGAATATCTTGAATTTATCAAAGCCCACCACTCCTGGATGGGAGGAATGTTATAG
- a CDS encoding dihydrolipoyl dehydrogenase encodes MKEYDIIVIGAGAGTKLVTPPSLLGKRVAVFEKESPGGTCLNRGCIPSKMVIYPSELIRMTKDTEKFPVHFKERPLAEVEKIFRRVNETVKQDSDSIPIAYGKNPNIDFFPKQVRFVSERVLSDGKETYTAKHIFVVTGTRPQIPDIPGLKDTPFWTSREALSPNQFPKSLLIIGAGFISLELGAAYQAYGCQVTGLTRTDILRTADGDIKKELSGHLPFPIESHYQIEKVEFENGEFRVTGKTKEGKKTIHTAERLLVATGIRPNTDDLGLEKTNIKTNETGYILVNDYLETTESGIYAFGDVIGRYFFRHSANFEGEYLFDHLYGANSDAPIQYPPMPEAVFTHPQIASVGFTEEELIKKNIPYYKGINPYSASATGMARMSNSGFVKVLVSEKTEEVLGAHIIGEEAANLLHQIVLGMYLKAKLDQYLGMIYIHPAISEITRNAFRKVREEKLKRIKK; translated from the coding sequence ATGAAAGAATATGACATCATTGTCATCGGCGCCGGTGCCGGAACCAAACTCGTCACTCCCCCCTCGCTCCTTGGCAAACGCGTGGCTGTCTTCGAAAAAGAAAGTCCTGGCGGAACCTGTCTCAACCGTGGTTGCATTCCTTCTAAAATGGTGATCTATCCATCCGAGCTCATTCGTATGACAAAAGATACGGAGAAGTTTCCGGTCCATTTCAAAGAAAGGCCATTGGCCGAAGTGGAGAAAATCTTTCGGCGTGTGAACGAAACCGTAAAACAAGATTCTGATTCCATTCCTATCGCTTATGGTAAAAACCCCAATATTGACTTTTTCCCAAAACAAGTTCGGTTTGTGAGTGAACGTGTCCTTTCCGACGGAAAAGAAACTTACACCGCCAAACATATATTTGTTGTTACAGGCACAAGACCTCAAATCCCAGATATCCCTGGATTAAAAGATACACCATTTTGGACTTCGAGAGAAGCCCTTTCACCAAACCAATTTCCAAAATCACTCCTTATCATTGGAGCTGGTTTTATCTCTCTGGAACTTGGTGCCGCTTACCAGGCTTACGGGTGCCAAGTCACAGGCCTCACTCGAACAGACATTTTACGAACTGCCGATGGAGATATCAAAAAAGAACTAAGCGGTCATCTCCCCTTTCCGATTGAATCCCATTACCAAATTGAAAAGGTAGAATTTGAAAACGGAGAGTTTCGAGTTACAGGCAAAACAAAAGAAGGAAAAAAAACGATTCATACCGCCGAACGTTTGCTTGTGGCAACGGGAATTCGTCCCAATACCGATGACTTAGGTTTGGAAAAAACGAATATCAAAACAAATGAAACCGGCTACATTCTTGTAAACGATTATCTAGAAACAACGGAATCTGGGATCTATGCGTTTGGAGATGTGATTGGTAGGTATTTTTTTAGACATAGTGCCAACTTCGAAGGAGAATATCTTTTCGACCATCTGTATGGTGCTAATTCCGATGCTCCTATCCAATACCCACCGATGCCGGAAGCAGTCTTCACCCACCCTCAAATTGCAAGTGTAGGTTTTACCGAAGAAGAACTGATAAAGAAAAATATTCCGTATTACAAGGGGATCAATCCTTATTCTGCAAGTGCAACAGGAATGGCAAGAATGTCTAACTCTGGGTTTGTGAAAGTCCTTGTTTCGGAAAAAACAGAAGAAGTGTTAGGCGCCCATATCATTGGGGAAGAAGCGGCAAACCTCCTCCACCAAATTGTCCTCGGAATGTATTTAAAAGCAAAGTTAGATCAGTATTTAGGAATGATCTACATCCATCCCGCCATTTCGGAGATTACAAGGAATGCATTTCGAAAAGTACGAGAAGAAAAACTAAAAAGGATAAAAAAATGA
- a CDS encoding MAPEG family protein — protein sequence MTIITICLLVAIGQIYLAKGIVAIAMAKEGKGYDNHHPRMQQTKLTGWGARANAAHQNGFEAFSIFSIAILFNLLLEVDFYWLEILSLSFVGLRFLYIYLYIADLPKARSTIWTLGFLCTMAIYLLPLLP from the coding sequence ATGACCATCATCACCATCTGTTTACTTGTCGCCATAGGCCAAATTTACTTAGCAAAAGGAATTGTAGCCATTGCCATGGCAAAGGAAGGAAAGGGTTACGACAACCACCATCCAAGAATGCAACAAACCAAACTCACTGGCTGGGGAGCAAGAGCCAATGCAGCCCACCAAAATGGATTTGAAGCATTTTCGATATTTTCTATAGCCATTTTGTTCAATCTCCTTCTTGAAGTTGATTTTTACTGGTTAGAAATTCTCTCATTAAGTTTTGTTGGTTTACGATTTTTGTATATTTATCTTTATATTGCTGATCTGCCGAAAGCTCGGTCTACCATCTGGACTCTTGGTTTTCTTTGCACTATGGCGATATATCTCCTGCCTCTCCTCCCTTGA
- the lysS gene encoding lysine--tRNA ligase yields MKDSNELIEQRIQKINDLKSKGINPYPLRFFPNADSKSLIAGFDPNQTEKKSFKLGGRLHAKRVMGKASFAHIRDAEGLIQLYATRDDLGEETYSIFKSLDLGDWIGIEGWLFQTQKGETTLHLTSVQLLAKCIRPLPVVKEKDGVVFDAFSDVEQRYRMRYVDLVVNENVRETFKMRSRIISEIRKFLTNEGFLEVETPMMQPIAGGAAARPFVTHHNTLDMELFLRIAPELYLKRLIVGGLDRVFELNRNFRNEGISTKHNPEFTMMEAYMAFGDMEAMLSLTERMIVSVAQSIGKGLKFAYGKDQIDLSPPWKRVKYIDIIKDYSGIDFSQITDLNDAIAKAKAKGVDSSDSVSIWKVCDDVFSSLVEPHLIQPIFITDFPKELSPLAKSREDDPKYVERFEPYVAGREIGNAFTELNDPFDQRERFEEQVKQREAGDDEAFMMDDDYIRALEYGLPPTGGLGIGIDRLVMLLTDSHSIRDTILFPLMRPE; encoded by the coding sequence ATTAAAGATTCCAACGAACTGATCGAACAACGCATTCAAAAAATTAACGATTTAAAATCAAAAGGAATCAACCCCTACCCACTTCGTTTTTTTCCTAATGCAGATTCCAAATCTCTGATTGCTGGATTTGATCCCAATCAAACAGAAAAAAAATCCTTTAAATTGGGAGGACGATTGCATGCAAAACGTGTGATGGGAAAAGCAAGTTTTGCTCACATTCGAGATGCAGAAGGCCTCATCCAATTGTATGCGACAAGGGATGACTTAGGAGAAGAAACCTATTCTATATTTAAATCTTTGGATTTAGGAGATTGGATTGGTATCGAAGGATGGCTTTTTCAAACTCAAAAAGGAGAAACCACCCTCCATTTAACTAGCGTTCAACTACTTGCAAAATGTATTCGACCGCTTCCTGTGGTCAAAGAAAAAGATGGTGTTGTTTTTGATGCTTTTTCGGATGTCGAACAACGTTACCGCATGCGTTATGTGGACCTTGTCGTAAATGAAAACGTAAGAGAAACTTTCAAAATGCGTTCTCGGATCATTTCTGAAATTCGAAAATTCTTAACCAACGAAGGATTTTTGGAAGTAGAAACTCCCATGATGCAACCCATTGCCGGTGGTGCTGCCGCTCGTCCTTTTGTCACTCACCACAATACACTGGATATGGAACTTTTTCTTCGCATTGCTCCTGAACTTTATTTAAAACGACTGATTGTAGGTGGCCTTGACCGAGTTTTTGAACTCAACAGAAACTTTCGGAATGAAGGAATTTCCACAAAACACAATCCCGAATTTACGATGATGGAAGCCTATATGGCGTTTGGTGATATGGAAGCGATGTTGTCACTTACCGAGAGAATGATTGTCTCTGTAGCCCAATCCATTGGCAAAGGATTAAAATTTGCCTACGGGAAAGACCAAATTGATCTTTCTCCTCCATGGAAACGAGTGAAGTACATTGATATCATCAAAGACTACTCCGGAATTGACTTTAGCCAAATCACGGATTTAAATGATGCAATCGCTAAGGCCAAAGCCAAAGGAGTGGACTCTTCTGATTCCGTTTCCATTTGGAAGGTATGTGACGATGTATTTAGCTCTCTTGTGGAACCTCATCTCATCCAACCAATCTTTATCACTGATTTTCCAAAGGAACTTTCGCCCCTTGCTAAGTCACGGGAAGATGATCCAAAATATGTGGAACGATTTGAACCTTATGTGGCCGGTCGTGAGATTGGAAACGCCTTCACGGAGTTAAACGATCCTTTCGACCAAAGGGAACGATTTGAGGAACAAGTAAAACAAAGAGAGGCTGGGGATGATGAAGCCTTTATGATGGATGATGACTATATCCGTGCATTGGAATATGGTCTCCCTCCTACAGGTGGCCTTGGAATTGGTATCGACCGGCTTGTGATGTTACTGACAGACTCACACTCCATTCGGGATACCATTCTTTTTCCACTCATGAGACCGGAATAG
- a CDS encoding endonuclease yields the protein MKQLRFFCILFASLCLVSFFVYSQAEDKNQPNEKKQRVMDFQKAKRILKRFYKKVGVDFYCGCQFTEDTDVPGRLKIDFESCGLNSRKDNHRQTWIEWEHIVPAHSFGKDRECWTKKDCELNGKFVRGRKCCQAIDPEFNQIEADLHNIVPVPGEINADRGIFSYGEIEGEERNYGLCDFEVNFKGQTAEPKPDIRGDIARTYFYMEWKYGIAIPEGRRKVYESWNKLDPPDTFEIRKNEIIERIQSVKNPFID from the coding sequence TTGAAACAGTTAAGATTTTTTTGTATCCTTTTTGCCTCTTTATGTTTGGTGAGTTTCTTTGTTTATTCTCAAGCAGAAGACAAAAATCAACCGAATGAAAAAAAACAAAGGGTGATGGATTTTCAAAAAGCCAAACGAATCTTAAAACGCTTTTATAAAAAAGTAGGTGTTGATTTTTATTGTGGCTGTCAATTTACCGAAGACACTGACGTTCCTGGCCGACTTAAAATTGACTTTGAATCTTGCGGACTTAACAGCCGCAAAGACAATCACCGCCAAACATGGATTGAGTGGGAACATATTGTTCCTGCTCATAGTTTTGGAAAAGACAGAGAGTGTTGGACCAAAAAAGACTGTGAACTGAACGGAAAGTTTGTGCGAGGGCGAAAATGTTGCCAAGCAATCGATCCCGAATTCAATCAAATCGAAGCTGATTTACATAATATAGTTCCTGTGCCTGGAGAGATCAACGCGGACAGGGGAATTTTTTCCTATGGGGAGATTGAAGGCGAAGAAAGAAATTATGGCCTTTGCGATTTTGAAGTGAATTTCAAAGGCCAAACAGCAGAACCGAAACCAGATATTCGCGGAGACATTGCACGCACCTATTTCTATATGGAGTGGAAGTATGGGATCGCAATTCCCGAGGGAAGGCGGAAAGTCTATGAATCTTGGAATAAACTTGATCCACCCGATACTTTTGAAATCCGAAAAAATGAAATTATCGAAAGGATCCAATCCGTTAAAAATCCTTTTATTGATTGA
- a CDS encoding rhodanese-related sulfurtransferase produces MKKFLFNRFDKDTLLKKVSTDPRERRVISFYRYVKIEDPIVFRDTLYDVFEDLGILGRIYLAKEGINAQFSIPVENYEKLRSVVDSIPELKKIYFNDAVEDKKESFIKLAIKVRKKIVADGLDDSKFDPSDVGTHLTPMEFHEALTEPGVIVVDLRNNYESEVGHFENAILPDVGTFREELPLVEGILNEDKDKKILLYCTGGIRCEKASAYLKYKGFSKVHQLQGGIINYAKAIQDAGIPSKFKGKNFVFDDRLGERITEDVLTVCYVCGKPSDHHTNCANLGCHVLLVQCEDCAKELLNCCSEECKSIVLLPEEDQKLLRKENRVNKKYPTHHLTRKLVGK; encoded by the coding sequence ATGAAAAAGTTTTTATTCAACCGTTTTGATAAAGATACCTTACTAAAAAAAGTATCCACGGATCCAAGAGAAAGAAGGGTCATCTCTTTTTATCGTTATGTAAAAATCGAAGACCCAATTGTGTTCAGAGACACACTCTATGATGTATTTGAAGACCTGGGAATTCTCGGAAGAATTTATCTAGCAAAAGAAGGAATTAATGCCCAGTTTTCAATTCCTGTAGAAAACTACGAGAAACTTAGATCGGTTGTGGACTCTATTCCAGAACTTAAGAAAATATATTTTAATGATGCGGTAGAAGACAAAAAGGAAAGTTTTATCAAGCTGGCCATAAAAGTTCGTAAAAAAATTGTCGCTGATGGTTTGGATGATTCAAAGTTTGATCCCTCAGATGTCGGAACCCACCTAACACCAATGGAATTTCACGAGGCTCTCACAGAACCCGGAGTGATTGTTGTGGACCTTCGTAATAATTACGAATCCGAAGTGGGGCATTTTGAAAATGCCATCCTACCTGATGTAGGAACCTTCCGAGAAGAATTACCACTCGTCGAAGGTATCTTAAACGAGGATAAAGATAAAAAAATTCTACTCTACTGCACCGGTGGCATTCGTTGTGAAAAAGCAAGTGCCTACTTGAAATACAAAGGTTTTTCCAAAGTCCACCAGCTCCAAGGCGGAATCATCAATTACGCAAAAGCGATTCAAGACGCAGGTATTCCTTCTAAATTTAAAGGGAAAAATTTTGTTTTTGATGATAGGCTCGGGGAAAGAATCACAGAAGATGTTTTGACCGTTTGTTATGTTTGCGGAAAACCCAGTGACCACCATACCAATTGTGCCAATCTCGGTTGCCACGTTCTCCTTGTCCAATGTGAGGATTGTGCGAAAGAACTCCTCAATTGTTGCTCCGAAGAATGTAAAAGTATAGTCTTATTACCAGAAGAGGACCAAAAACTCTTAAGAAAAGAAAACAGGGTAAATAAAAAATACCCTACACACCACCTAACGAGAAAACTAGTAGGAAAATAA